The genome window CTTGCGACGGCGAAGCCCGCAGTGCAAAGCCGGGTCTACTTCAGCGTCATTTCGGGAACGGGTGCGGGAACGGGTACGGGAACGGAGACGGAAGCGGAAGCCGGAGGCCGGAGATTCTCCGCGTCGGGAACGGGGACGGGAACGGGAACGTAAGAAACGGATCGCGTCAGAGGTTCTTGGGAGTCTTCTCCCTAGGGTTGCCCTGGTAGAGGTCGGCGACCCGGCGCGCCGCCTCCTCTCCGGCCGGCGAGACGACCTTCGGCACCACGATCTCGACCGTGTAGAGGTGGTCCCCGTAGGCGCGGGTCTTCTTGTTGCGCACGCCCTTGCCCCGCAGTCGGAAGACGCGGCCGGAGTCGGTCCCGGGCGGCACCTTGGCGCGCACCGGTCCGTGGATCGTCCCGACCTCGATCTCGGCACCGCGGTAGGCCTCGGGGAAGGTGATCGGGACGGTGGTCAGGATGTTGTCGCCGTCGCGCCTGAAGTACGGGTGCGGCCGGACGCTGACGCGAACGAAGAGGTCGCCCGCGGCTCCCCCGCCCCCGCCCTCGGACCCCTTGCCGGGCACCCGCACCCGGTTGCCGTCGGCGATCCCCTCCGGGATCTTGACCCGCAGCCGCTCGGTCGAGACGACAGTGCCCGAGCCGCGGCAGGTCGGGCAGGAGCGGCCTCGAACGCTGCCCGTTCCGCCGCACTCGGCGCACTGGAGCTGGCGCTGGGCCGGGAGCGTCACCGTGGTGCCGCGGACCGCGTCGACGAAGTCGATCTCGACCACCGCCTCGTAGTCGCGGCCCCTGCGGGCCTGCCGGCGGCGCCGGGTCCCGCCGCCGAAGAACTCCCCGAACAGGTCGCCGACATCCCCCATCCCTCCGAGGTCGCCGAGGTCGATCCGGTAGCCGCCGAGGTCCTGCCACTCGGTTCGTCCCCGGGCCCGGCGGAACGGGTCGAAGCCGGCTTCGGGAATGCTGTCGACCGTGCCGTAGGTGTCGTACTGGCGCCGCTTGTCGGCGTCCGACAGGACGGCGTACGCCTCCTGGATCTCCTTGAACTTCGCCTCCGCCTCCGGGCTGTCGGGGTTGACGTCCGGGTGGTAGCGGCGGGCCAGCCGCCGGTAGGCCTTCTTGATCTCGGCGGCGTCGGCGGTGCGGGACACGCCGAGCGCCTCGTAGTAGTCACCAGCCACTCTCACCCTCCAGGACGCGGGTGCGGCCGCCTGCTCGGCGCCGCGCCCGTTATCAACAAATATGAGCGCACCTTTGTAAAATTTCAACCGAATTCGAAGCCGCTCGCGGCCGCCGCTACAATGGCGAGGTGGCCCTGCAGAGCCTGCCCGCCGCGCCGCCCGCGCTCGTGGTCGCGCTGGTGACGCCGCGCACCGCCGCCGCCAAGATCGTGCTGGCGCTGGCGGTCGCGGCGGTGGTCAACATGTGGGCGGTGGTCCCCGGCGCCGAGGGCTGGGCCCGCGGAGCGCTCGCGCGCACCGTCGGCCATCCGGCGGCGCGCTATGCCGGCAACGGGCTCGCCGCGGCGCTCGCAATCTGGGGACTGGCCGGGCTGCTCGGATCGGCGAGCCGGCGCCAGCGGATGGCCCGCGCGGCGGAGCGCCGGCACGACTACCTCGGCGCGGCCGAGCTCTACCTGGAGGACGGCAGCCCGAGGCGGGCGCTCGACCTGTTCCAGAAGGCGCGGGCGTGGCGGCGCGCGGCGGACCTCGCGGCCGAGCTCGGGCTCGAGGCCGACGCGGCGTCGTTGCTGCGCCGGTCCGGGGGACGAGATCTGGCCGAGGCAGCCCGCCGCTATCGCGCGCTCGGCGACCGCGAGTCGGCGATCCGCTGCGACGGCGACCTGGCGGAGTGGCTGGCCCGCAACGGGCACGTCGCCGAGGCGATCGAGTCGTGGCTGCGCGCCGGCGAGGCGCAGCGCGCCCTGCGGACGGCGCGGCTGGCGCTCGACGAAGGTCGATTGCGCCCCAGCGACTCCGCCTTTGCCGCGGCCAGGCGGGCCGCCCAGGACACCCACGATCACCAGACCCTCGCGCGCCTGTTCGAGGCCGAGGGGGCGTGGCGCCGGGCCGCGCTGGCCTGGCGTGAGGCCGGCGACAACGCGCGCGCCGCCGCCAACTTCCGCCGCGCCGGGCGGCTCGACGAGGCGGCCGACGCGGAGGGCGCCGCCGGCCGGCCCAAGGAAGCTGCCCAGCTGCGGATGCGCCAGCTGCGCGAGCTGCAGGACCAGCTGCGGCTGTCGCGCGCCAGGGGCGACGACCAGTCGCCGGAGGGCGAGCGGCTGCGACGCCAGATCCGCTCCGAGACCGAGAGCCTGATCACGCACCTCGGCGGCCTCGGCATGGAGCGCGAGATGATCGAGGTGCTGCGCTCCGCCGGCCGCATCGAGGAGGCGGTCGAGCGGCTGGCCGCCGACGGCCAGGTGGCGGCGGCCGCCGAGCTCGCGCGCGAGTCCGAGCGCTGGGACCTCGCGGCGCGCATGCTCGAGCGGCTGTCGCGCTGGGGCGAGGCCAGCGACATGTACGAGCTCGCCGGCAACATCGAGCGGGCCGGCGAGTGCGCCGAGCGGGCCGGCGAGGATGCCAGGGCGCTCCAGCTGTACCGCAGCATCGGCCGGCCTGACCGGGCGGCGCACTGCCTGGCACGGCTGGGAAGCCTCCAGGACGCCCTGAGCGAGCTCCACGGCGAGGGGCGGCTCGACGACGCCTGCGCGATCCTCCGCAGCTACCCCGGCCCGGTCCCCGACATCCCGGAGATCATCATCGACATGGCGGACTGGGCGGCCGGCCGAGGCTCGCTCGCACAGGCCATC of Thermoanaerobaculales bacterium contains these proteins:
- a CDS encoding DnaJ C-terminal domain-containing protein → MAGDYYEALGVSRTADAAEIKKAYRRLARRYHPDVNPDSPEAEAKFKEIQEAYAVLSDADKRRQYDTYGTVDSIPEAGFDPFRRARGRTEWQDLGGYRIDLGDLGGMGDVGDLFGEFFGGGTRRRRQARRGRDYEAVVEIDFVDAVRGTTVTLPAQRQLQCAECGGTGSVRGRSCPTCRGSGTVVSTERLRVKIPEGIADGNRVRVPGKGSEGGGGGAAGDLFVRVSVRPHPYFRRDGDNILTTVPITFPEAYRGAEIEVGTIHGPVRAKVPPGTDSGRVFRLRGKGVRNKKTRAYGDHLYTVEIVVPKVVSPAGEEAARRVADLYQGNPREKTPKNL
- a CDS encoding serine/threonine-protein kinase: MALQSLPAAPPALVVALVTPRTAAAKIVLALAVAAVVNMWAVVPGAEGWARGALARTVGHPAARYAGNGLAAALAIWGLAGLLGSASRRQRMARAAERRHDYLGAAELYLEDGSPRRALDLFQKARAWRRAADLAAELGLEADAASLLRRSGGRDLAEAARRYRALGDRESAIRCDGDLAEWLARNGHVAEAIESWLRAGEAQRALRTARLALDEGRLRPSDSAFAAARRAAQDTHDHQTLARLFEAEGAWRRAALAWREAGDNARAAANFRRAGRLDEAADAEGAAGRPKEAAQLRMRQLRELQDQLRLSRARGDDQSPEGERLRRQIRSETESLITHLGGLGMEREMIEVLRSAGRIEEAVERLAADGQVAAAAELARESERWDLAARMLERLSRWGEASDMYELAGNIERAGECAERAGEDARALQLYRSIGRPDRAAHCLARLGSLQDALSELHGEGRLDDACAILRSYPGPVPDIPEIIIDMADWAAGRGSLAQAIACLQRAVIGVALQPSRLAPAVALARRLHEDGAHDAALEQLERVLAYDYSHQPARQLRAVIEAAKASAELASTLPAGDDPLYEASRPSPAQQRYEILTELGRGGMGVVYRARDTRLDRDVAIKVLRTTSPEEAARLEQEAKAAATLNHPGIVTIYDFEAGFDGYFITMEYVPGEALDSVARAQPERIRGHLIPILVRLADAVAYAHRHHVVHRDLKPGNILLTPSQEVKILDFGIAARLDTGATAGPAVCGTPYYMAPEQIRGQDTTPATDIYSLGATCFHLATGRPPFHEGNVIEAQLRDQPPDPDALVRDLPAGLGPIILRCLEKDPARRFRSAEELREALIGISQQAPPGGHAT